A section of the Leptospira kobayashii genome encodes:
- a CDS encoding TIGR04388 family protein codes for MKKNFLSLSDKKITHLKFDSDSRIGFLEKLTSFIILPIFLITMVLPMDVLAQSVPQLTKLKPFRGEDLQPYVEAANNAQTESEWWNIVRSGSDAVEANWEAEVEAEINTILSSENRSDAVNDVETYRQAIRADLELQKQGAKSEWAAELSLFIQSELSHFLGTKSTEKNTDIITEKDSLLNGVDPTVEELSVNQEFDPTQAAKQYYDGKALWDSKWLDLLTKRDNWINNSSTTIETGINEWNQAIDRLVQEKQNYLSSLDQKEALWLQNKGLVEESELKTRDLIQSMVTSIQGEFQGTLTGNPELSSNFGDLSALLIQIQEKLDTGAPLEQIASTMSLFFSQQQEYAAEQAEWWNDNKTHTGTERIDGAHWEPPGWIGSVTVTCTAGVCPPITSFGTLWAPFTAVPQLATNEVFSLSKKSIMTSGYGFGPTPLQWWDETRANVSLDKVQGYTMGFVEIGALVIFQSVNSTPYENHTENYSFAGGNFEYVLNTMLAGTLITYPYLPAFSMRIENTYSASDQYQIAMNQKIKKALTGNADLNVPGAVISQSAKVLYIDPADGIEKEGTAYFSTGSDGTQQIMAINGAAGESLTNFSLQTEYTYIDTNAQKNEDDWSLLAGKYNSLAETFASMVDPLKYWREKSIQYNEDYQERLDELNALRPVVTPIYDEQINSLVQQRDAWIKNTYGYTVGGNASYNNENSEFRNGMKDWDEKIGLFLNVETNWFLASRDRLKDAVENPDTGELKFVNDTSQTVNSLKTDVVNSEQNTSQLYQSADSLTNNFQYSQAAELYDQAISNRGNESYLNSQVSVLSEQIQNSLIRSETYKLAELDASARLNQLAPELYGQGAYFFTNEELASIQSNADVLHIASSDWADQITEANNKQIAADSDRLNATGIVEDLRIAAGFKKGITDEESKALAFADTLFKKANDYIQLSENFKDEGKFDEAEYYLQLAGKKKTEATEYLNKEYASYAETAQGQLDLDQLSFSKSSYIKYKESLLQTNLTNTEQLNAALKKQNNDLLGISELGEQYQKIQSMLEEARLLSLRGEESKSKVDQLLTRSEELARANVTGDLLDGLQEMISFLSEGTPEALNKNAIDKAIAQSESDLADTKDELNDLIQNMDRVLTNADDIKLLNDLLKETNNSFNLAANSALFKYMQGAAERIMAENQKASEELESNLWEELNSGSKYKYLRDAGYTFRKGSNGLIIAQVRIYDGEARLEGDARRYSSYIATKKDYLSFSVQTKFDPPSLKVFQVDPEKVQFSTELVNAFLNASEETEEAYADARTKFGDKTEEIQANYNNQEETWDYYYGIFLQQRNYLADDGGAALKELAAKQIARQTNSTLAEVLASQAMAPQILPGTGGTIAQQNTDVADNSGNELNKIEESLVASYYNMVSNAKKGYETSEAKFQFVDKGDGYYRARKTIERTALAPTPVGPIPVQVAVGEIKVDIKKDFAFSELGFSFNQSRSGWNNIYSILNEIYDKYNEVTKDAIKYDQPEISPWVDVALGMIGGTGSMSQRFTASSQSYFRGQVNQILANDPNVKALAQQTGVPVGILTQLGNQRIDKATESYAQSLFAEGIEKATGIKGAAAALNKWQGDKDANDAMKKSGSYNIGMALGGIVSLTPLGMLYKQDEIARETYRNRDTVDAIVAAGAVIAAPFTAGASLVAYAGYKAVEGAFDGGVVGALTGLANVGNAFLYATTWGAVSYDVSYSYADGFEGSVGVGYKIAPGIGIGGTVSYSQSEGFGGSIGLQTGNANLSANLAISYTQAGGTSFSAGLGIGTGGSQGKPNGSLNIGGSYSAQNGWGASIGYSANNNVVLPGAGLELNRSEYGGWGASLTTDDYMSEGRDPATGSMVGRFQGVSGALNWNQHTGFSVSMNADGTNLLNYDLTTGILSANSNYIADHSMNVGLREGVEETPEQRADREAENRRAQSQAHQGADVIAGAGYGIGREGDGEERIKIKTKPEGRNVDKKQTQDVENEIKKQVSQTDSESEKRAGLIYGIGTSITESLDYYIDLGNHYNSYSGNEAEHLSTYAEKYSEERRSQSSNPNSFAEGYEAGKKVGFWGGLALSLGKSLVTKTTSVITNMASKGDDIAKDVVKQGSPLQEWQKYKTKEINRKLANGEIDKKAADNLQKEVNREFHERTTAQGGNYSDKVFEYKIRQKNLGK; via the coding sequence ATGAAGAAAAATTTCCTTTCCCTCTCCGATAAAAAAATTACCCATCTCAAATTCGATTCCGATTCTCGAATCGGTTTTTTAGAAAAACTTACTTCTTTCATCATCTTACCTATCTTCCTCATCACCATGGTTTTGCCTATGGATGTTTTGGCGCAGAGTGTTCCGCAGCTGACCAAACTCAAACCATTTAGAGGCGAGGATTTGCAGCCTTATGTGGAGGCAGCAAACAATGCACAGACGGAATCAGAATGGTGGAATATCGTCCGATCCGGGTCAGATGCAGTAGAGGCAAACTGGGAAGCTGAAGTAGAAGCAGAGATCAATACAATACTGAGCTCGGAAAACAGAAGTGATGCGGTCAATGATGTAGAAACCTATAGACAGGCGATACGAGCCGATCTGGAATTGCAAAAACAAGGTGCAAAATCGGAATGGGCAGCGGAATTGAGCCTATTCATCCAATCGGAACTTTCTCATTTCCTCGGAACAAAATCGACGGAAAAAAATACAGATATAATCACTGAAAAAGATTCTCTGCTGAATGGAGTTGATCCGACAGTAGAGGAGCTCTCTGTAAATCAGGAATTCGATCCCACCCAGGCCGCAAAACAATACTATGACGGCAAAGCTCTTTGGGATTCCAAATGGTTGGATTTATTGACAAAGCGGGACAATTGGATTAATAACTCTTCGACTACAATCGAAACCGGAATCAATGAATGGAACCAAGCCATTGATCGATTGGTTCAGGAAAAACAAAACTATCTGAGCTCACTCGACCAAAAGGAAGCACTTTGGCTGCAAAACAAAGGGTTGGTAGAAGAGAGTGAGTTGAAAACAAGAGATCTGATCCAATCGATGGTCACTTCGATCCAAGGAGAATTCCAGGGAACACTTACGGGAAACCCTGAATTGAGTTCTAATTTCGGAGATCTGTCCGCGCTTCTTATTCAAATACAAGAAAAATTGGATACAGGTGCACCTCTCGAACAAATTGCATCTACGATGAGTCTCTTCTTCTCACAACAACAAGAATACGCCGCAGAACAGGCTGAATGGTGGAACGATAACAAGACGCATACGGGAACGGAAAGGATTGACGGAGCCCATTGGGAACCGCCGGGATGGATCGGTTCTGTTACTGTAACATGTACGGCGGGTGTTTGTCCGCCGATTACTTCGTTTGGTACATTATGGGCTCCTTTCACAGCCGTGCCTCAGCTGGCTACGAATGAAGTTTTTTCTCTTTCTAAAAAGAGTATTATGACCAGTGGGTATGGGTTTGGGCCAACTCCCCTTCAATGGTGGGATGAGACTAGAGCGAATGTGTCTCTTGATAAAGTGCAAGGATATACTATGGGTTTTGTCGAAATAGGAGCACTCGTTATCTTTCAGTCGGTAAACTCCACTCCTTATGAAAATCATACTGAAAATTATTCTTTTGCAGGAGGTAATTTTGAATATGTACTTAACACCATGCTCGCAGGAACTTTAATCACCTATCCATATCTCCCAGCATTTTCCATGAGAATAGAAAATACATATTCAGCAAGTGATCAGTATCAAATTGCGATGAATCAGAAAATTAAAAAGGCTCTAACAGGCAATGCTGACTTGAATGTTCCGGGTGCTGTTATTTCTCAATCTGCTAAGGTATTATACATTGATCCAGCTGATGGGATTGAGAAAGAAGGAACTGCTTACTTTTCTACAGGGTCTGATGGAACCCAACAGATTATGGCAATCAATGGTGCCGCTGGTGAGAGCCTAACCAATTTTTCCCTTCAGACAGAATACACTTATATAGATACGAATGCGCAAAAGAACGAAGATGATTGGTCTTTGCTTGCGGGAAAATACAATTCCTTGGCGGAGACATTTGCGAGTATGGTAGACCCTCTTAAGTATTGGAGGGAGAAATCCATTCAATACAATGAAGACTATCAGGAGAGGTTGGATGAACTGAATGCACTCAGGCCCGTTGTAACTCCCATTTATGACGAGCAGATCAATTCTTTGGTTCAACAAAGAGATGCTTGGATCAAAAATACATACGGCTATACAGTTGGCGGCAATGCATCGTATAATAATGAAAATAGCGAGTTCCGCAATGGAATGAAAGACTGGGATGAAAAAATCGGTCTATTCCTGAATGTGGAAACCAACTGGTTTTTGGCATCCAGAGACAGATTGAAAGATGCTGTGGAGAATCCCGATACAGGAGAATTGAAATTCGTTAACGATACAAGTCAAACTGTGAATTCTTTAAAAACGGATGTAGTGAATTCGGAACAGAACACTTCTCAATTGTACCAATCCGCCGATTCGCTTACTAATAATTTTCAGTATTCCCAAGCTGCGGAACTCTATGACCAGGCGATTTCCAATCGGGGAAATGAATCTTATCTGAATTCTCAGGTGAGTGTTCTGAGCGAACAGATACAAAATTCTTTGATTCGAAGTGAAACTTATAAGCTCGCAGAATTAGACGCATCGGCTCGCTTGAACCAATTGGCACCGGAACTTTACGGACAAGGGGCCTACTTTTTTACAAACGAGGAATTAGCATCCATCCAATCGAATGCTGATGTATTGCATATCGCTTCTTCCGATTGGGCGGATCAAATTACCGAAGCGAATAACAAGCAGATTGCGGCAGATAGTGATCGCCTAAATGCTACAGGAATCGTAGAAGATCTGAGAATTGCAGCGGGTTTTAAAAAAGGAATTACGGATGAAGAATCCAAAGCACTTGCTTTTGCCGATACTTTGTTTAAAAAAGCGAATGATTACATTCAATTGTCGGAAAACTTCAAGGATGAAGGAAAATTCGACGAAGCCGAATATTATTTGCAGCTTGCCGGGAAGAAAAAAACGGAAGCCACCGAATATTTAAACAAAGAATACGCAAGTTATGCGGAAACCGCGCAAGGACAATTGGATCTGGATCAATTGAGTTTTTCCAAGTCGTCTTATATAAAATATAAAGAAAGCCTGCTTCAAACAAACTTAACCAATACGGAACAGTTGAATGCCGCATTGAAAAAACAAAACAACGATCTATTGGGTATTTCCGAACTTGGGGAACAATACCAAAAGATACAATCCATGTTGGAAGAGGCCCGGTTGTTGTCTTTGCGAGGCGAAGAATCAAAATCTAAAGTGGATCAACTATTGACTCGTTCCGAGGAGTTGGCCCGAGCAAATGTTACAGGTGATCTATTGGATGGTTTGCAGGAGATGATCTCTTTTCTTTCCGAAGGCACACCGGAAGCACTCAATAAAAATGCCATAGACAAAGCGATTGCTCAATCGGAAAGCGATTTGGCGGATACTAAAGATGAATTGAACGATTTGATTCAAAATATGGATCGGGTGCTTACAAACGCAGATGATATAAAACTTTTAAACGATCTTCTTAAAGAAACGAATAATTCTTTTAATCTTGCGGCTAACAGTGCTTTGTTTAAATACATGCAAGGTGCTGCCGAAAGGATTATGGCGGAAAATCAAAAAGCAAGTGAAGAACTGGAATCCAATCTTTGGGAGGAATTGAACTCAGGCTCGAAATATAAATATCTTAGAGACGCTGGATATACATTCCGAAAAGGAAGCAACGGACTGATCATTGCTCAGGTAAGAATTTATGACGGAGAAGCACGATTAGAAGGGGATGCAAGAAGATATTCAAGTTATATTGCCACAAAAAAAGATTATCTATCTTTTTCGGTGCAAACCAAATTCGATCCTCCTTCCTTGAAAGTATTTCAAGTAGATCCGGAGAAAGTGCAATTTAGTACGGAATTGGTGAATGCATTCTTGAACGCATCGGAAGAGACCGAAGAAGCATATGCAGACGCAAGAACAAAGTTCGGAGACAAAACCGAAGAGATCCAGGCGAATTACAACAACCAAGAAGAAACATGGGATTATTATTACGGGATCTTTTTACAGCAAAGAAACTACTTGGCGGATGACGGCGGTGCTGCTTTAAAAGAGCTTGCAGCAAAACAGATTGCAAGACAAACAAACTCTACTTTGGCGGAAGTATTGGCGAGTCAGGCTATGGCTCCACAAATACTCCCGGGAACCGGAGGAACAATCGCACAACAAAATACGGATGTAGCAGATAATTCCGGAAATGAACTCAATAAAATAGAAGAAAGCCTTGTTGCTTCTTATTATAATATGGTATCCAATGCGAAGAAAGGTTATGAAACGAGCGAAGCTAAGTTTCAATTCGTGGATAAAGGAGACGGATATTACCGCGCCAGAAAAACGATAGAAAGAACTGCATTGGCACCAACACCGGTCGGCCCGATTCCCGTTCAAGTAGCGGTAGGTGAAATCAAAGTGGATATCAAAAAAGATTTCGCCTTCTCTGAGTTAGGATTTAGTTTCAATCAAAGCAGAAGCGGATGGAACAACATTTATTCCATATTGAATGAAATTTACGACAAATACAACGAAGTCACAAAAGATGCAATTAAATATGACCAACCTGAAATAAGCCCTTGGGTGGATGTTGCTTTGGGAATGATCGGAGGAACCGGCTCCATGAGCCAAAGATTCACCGCATCTTCTCAAAGTTATTTTAGAGGACAGGTCAATCAGATTCTTGCAAACGATCCCAATGTAAAAGCCTTAGCCCAACAAACAGGCGTTCCTGTTGGTATTTTGACTCAACTAGGAAATCAAAGAATCGACAAAGCAACGGAAAGTTATGCACAGTCCTTGTTTGCAGAAGGTATTGAAAAAGCAACAGGCATCAAAGGAGCTGCTGCCGCACTGAATAAATGGCAAGGAGACAAAGATGCAAACGATGCCATGAAAAAAAGCGGTTCGTACAATATAGGAATGGCATTAGGGGGTATTGTCTCTTTAACTCCTCTGGGAATGCTTTACAAGCAAGATGAAATTGCACGTGAAACTTATAGAAATAGGGATACAGTTGATGCCATTGTTGCCGCAGGAGCTGTGATTGCCGCGCCGTTTACGGCAGGAGCTTCTTTAGTTGCTTATGCGGGTTATAAAGCAGTGGAAGGTGCTTTCGATGGAGGCGTAGTTGGTGCTTTGACGGGACTTGCAAATGTTGGAAACGCATTCTTGTATGCAACTACCTGGGGAGCGGTCTCGTATGATGTAAGTTATTCGTATGCTGACGGGTTTGAAGGAAGCGTTGGAGTTGGATATAAAATTGCTCCAGGTATTGGGATCGGAGGAACTGTCAGTTATTCTCAAAGCGAAGGATTTGGGGGAAGTATCGGACTACAAACGGGGAATGCGAATCTATCTGCCAATCTGGCGATCAGTTACACCCAAGCAGGCGGAACATCGTTTAGTGCAGGCTTAGGCATAGGAACGGGAGGAAGCCAGGGCAAACCAAACGGATCACTGAATATAGGTGGAAGTTATTCCGCACAGAACGGATGGGGAGCTAGCATTGGTTATTCGGCCAATAACAACGTAGTTCTTCCAGGAGCAGGTTTGGAACTGAACCGAAGCGAATACGGTGGTTGGGGTGCCTCCCTCACCACGGATGATTATATGAGTGAAGGAAGAGATCCTGCAACAGGTAGTATGGTAGGTAGGTTCCAGGGGGTGAGCGGAGCTTTGAATTGGAATCAGCATACAGGATTTTCCGTTTCAATGAACGCAGATGGAACAAATCTTCTGAACTACGATTTAACGACAGGAATACTATCAGCGAATTCGAATTATATCGCTGACCATAGTATGAACGTTGGTCTTCGCGAAGGAGTAGAAGAGACTCCGGAACAAAGGGCAGATAGGGAAGCCGAGAACCGAAGGGCACAATCGCAAGCGCACCAAGGTGCGGATGTGATTGCGGGGGCAGGGTATGGAATTGGGCGAGAGGGGGATGGCGAAGAACGTATAAAAATTAAGACAAAGCCTGAAGGGAGAAATGTAGATAAAAAACAAACGCAGGATGTAGAAAATGAAATAAAAAAACAAGTTTCTCAAACAGACTCAGAATCAGAAAAACGTGCAGGGTTGATATACGGTATCGGAACATCTATCACTGAAAGTTTGGATTATTATATTGATTTAGGAAACCATTATAACAGCTACTCTGGAAATGAAGCGGAGCATTTGTCTACGTATGCCGAAAAATATAGTGAAGAAAGAAGAAGCCAATCTTCAAATCCAAATTCTTTTGCTGAAGGGTATGAAGCTGGTAAGAAAGTAGGATTTTGGGGAGGCCTAGCTCTAAGTCTTGGTAAGAGTTTAGTAACGAAAACAACATCTGTCATTACCAATATGGCTTCTAAAGGTGATGATATAGCAAAGGATGTTGTTAAACAAGGAAGCCCATTACAAGAATGGCAAAAGTATAAAACAAAAGAAATAAATCGTAAACTGGCCAATGGAGAAATTGATAAAAAAGCAGCTGATAATCTTCAAAAAGAAGTTAACCGTGAATTTCATGAGAGAACAACCGCTCAAGGAGGAAATTACAGTGACAAAGTTTTTGAATATAAAATTAGACAAAAAAACTTAGGAAAGTAA
- a CDS encoding GyrI-like domain-containing protein, producing the protein MIADIAGKFKYFLMTDLSEPLVSTETFTVMGLKVRTTNKPGEADKIIPSIYSDFYKLDLPKKLEVIRRFDPLFAVYFNYEKDETGAYDFLLGYAVKEDEATLEGLEKITFSPQNGRYFAIHPGAPEEVVPKFWAEIWNHPEIPKIRSFQVDWEEYSEAGIRVFLSSR; encoded by the coding sequence ATGATTGCAGACATAGCGGGGAAATTTAAATATTTTCTTATGACAGATCTTTCCGAACCTCTGGTTTCTACGGAAACATTCACGGTGATGGGTTTGAAGGTGAGAACCACCAACAAACCGGGAGAAGCCGATAAAATCATACCTTCCATCTATTCCGATTTTTATAAATTAGATCTTCCCAAAAAGCTGGAAGTAATTCGCAGGTTCGATCCCTTATTTGCAGTTTATTTCAATTACGAGAAAGACGAAACGGGAGCTTATGATTTTTTACTCGGTTATGCGGTAAAAGAAGATGAAGCGACATTGGAAGGTTTGGAAAAAATCACATTTTCCCCGCAAAACGGTCGTTATTTTGCCATCCATCCCGGTGCTCCGGAAGAAGTAGTTCCCAAGTTTTGGGCGGAAATTTGGAACCATCCCGAGATTCCGAAAATCCGGAGTTTTCAAGTAGACTGGGAAGAATATTCGGAAGCAGGGATCAGAGTTTTTTTATCCAGTAGATAA
- a CDS encoding PrsW family glutamic-type intramembrane protease yields MKEIELTLFDYMIGSLSVLPWAIVLWKSFPKKLSRNAQIGIVMALLLGWVSTVLILWLHPVIWPQTDFVTKKKVSMLTQTAHLAFIQAGMMEESFKILFILLLSFALSFDFKTKSFLPESVLFAGFVALGFSFIENTHYIAREVSERKLDIFLARTIHSSNIHLLINLCFGMFLLKSNSKETGEKVRYLFFAFLLAVLQHGVVDFLLIPGASFGQWVASAMFVGIWVWVVRDWRIYVTAYLLDKKTLIPASEYSSQST; encoded by the coding sequence ATGAAAGAAATCGAATTGACCTTGTTTGATTATATGATCGGTTCACTTTCCGTACTTCCGTGGGCAATCGTGTTGTGGAAGAGTTTTCCGAAAAAATTATCACGGAATGCCCAGATCGGTATCGTGATGGCGTTGTTACTCGGTTGGGTTTCCACGGTTCTTATCCTTTGGCTTCATCCGGTGATCTGGCCTCAAACCGATTTTGTTACCAAAAAGAAGGTAAGCATGCTTACGCAAACCGCCCATCTTGCTTTTATCCAGGCGGGGATGATGGAAGAGAGTTTTAAGATTTTATTTATTTTACTTCTTAGTTTCGCACTTAGCTTTGATTTTAAGACCAAATCCTTTTTGCCTGAGTCGGTGTTGTTTGCAGGATTTGTGGCTCTCGGGTTTTCCTTTATTGAAAATACCCATTATATCGCCCGGGAAGTTTCGGAAAGAAAATTGGATATATTTCTGGCCAGAACGATTCATTCGTCTAATATCCATTTGCTGATCAATTTATGTTTCGGAATGTTCCTATTGAAATCCAATTCGAAAGAAACAGGAGAGAAGGTCAGATATCTCTTTTTTGCATTTTTACTCGCGGTTCTCCAACACGGAGTTGTGGATTTTCTTTTGATTCCTGGAGCCTCCTTCGGACAGTGGGTCGCCTCAGCGATGTTTGTCGGAATTTGGGTATGGGTCGTTCGTGATTGGAGAATCTATGTGACTGCTTATCTACTGGATAAAAAAACTCTGATCCCTGCTTCCGAATATTCTTCCCAGTCTACTTGA
- a CDS encoding TetR/AcrR family transcriptional regulator — translation MTKLNTKERILDSAADLFYSKGYVNTGVEEIITSCDIKKPTLYYHFESKAALGLAYLDFKEKEFLGILDRLSGRAESLSDFFISWTTLIERAIRAKKYYGCPFGSFASQLSAQDKTTFESKLRLIKKHWLEMVISVLEKHSSKRKNTSEDKSKLALEIMIVYEGAASLYRMSGEIEFIHMMRKQFEQIAKRN, via the coding sequence ATGACCAAACTAAATACAAAAGAAAGAATTTTGGATTCGGCAGCGGATTTATTTTATTCCAAAGGTTATGTAAATACGGGAGTAGAGGAAATCATCACTTCCTGTGATATCAAAAAGCCTACCCTCTACTATCATTTTGAATCCAAAGCTGCTTTGGGTTTAGCTTATTTGGATTTTAAGGAAAAAGAATTTTTAGGAATTTTGGATCGTTTGTCCGGCCGAGCGGAATCTTTATCCGATTTTTTTATCAGTTGGACCACTTTGATCGAACGAGCCATACGCGCTAAAAAATACTACGGTTGTCCCTTCGGGTCGTTTGCTTCCCAACTCTCGGCCCAAGACAAAACTACCTTCGAATCCAAATTGCGGCTTATCAAAAAACATTGGCTGGAGATGGTAATTTCCGTTCTGGAAAAACATTCTTCCAAACGCAAAAATACTTCGGAAGACAAGAGCAAACTTGCATTAGAAATTATGATAGTTTACGAAGGTGCTGCCAGTCTTTACAGAATGAGCGGTGAAATCGAATTTATACATATGATGCGTAAACAATTCGAACAAATTGCAAAGAGAAACTAA
- a CDS encoding MarR family winged helix-turn-helix transcriptional regulator, giving the protein MDHLANNTAGLWAKRYYLASRELMEATLRPYDLGSTQWYVLWLLTHQGPRPQRDFLALLQVEKPTLSEIVSALVRKELVEQKAASGDQRQRLLALTDSGKRLWEILPNPLDLIVTTGFAGVSESDLATVVRVLKGATERLNQMTGEMKK; this is encoded by the coding sequence TTGGATCATTTAGCGAATAATACAGCCGGTTTATGGGCGAAGCGATATTACCTTGCCAGTCGGGAGCTGATGGAAGCAACCCTTCGGCCATACGATCTAGGCTCAACTCAATGGTACGTGCTATGGCTACTGACTCACCAAGGACCACGTCCGCAGCGTGATTTCTTGGCATTGCTACAAGTGGAGAAGCCGACACTCAGTGAAATCGTGAGTGCACTCGTTCGGAAAGAGTTGGTCGAGCAAAAGGCGGCATCGGGAGATCAGCGACAGCGTCTATTGGCGTTGACAGATTCTGGAAAACGACTTTGGGAGATTTTGCCCAACCCACTTGATCTCATAGTGACGACTGGATTTGCAGGTGTGTCAGAATCAGATTTGGCTACGGTAGTTCGCGTCTTGAAGGGAGCTACAGAACGATTGAATCAAATGACAGGAGAAATGAAGAAATGA
- a CDS encoding NAD-dependent epimerase/dehydratase family protein — translation MTILVTGGTGLVGSRLLRHMADSGTACRALIRSDKKLPTGVEAIEGDILDPDSLVGAMKNVSAIVHLAAVFRTHDEDLIWKVNLEGTRNLIAAAKTYAPGARFIMASTSNVYSADNPHPGREDDLVTPKHAYPASKISAEKEIRESDLNWSILRFPFVYGEGDGHLEDLPKHIIGKWHPAQKLSTIHHHDIAVAIKMALNGLMDGQIVNITDEAPTSVYELVRLVGVAMDPSSEPLVNPWYLHVDGTLARSLGFQPTIRTVYQAVQQNLL, via the coding sequence ATGACTATTCTCGTAACTGGTGGGACGGGCCTCGTTGGCTCACGTCTATTGCGACATATGGCAGACTCTGGCACGGCTTGCCGAGCGCTTATCCGCTCCGATAAGAAACTGCCAACTGGAGTAGAGGCAATTGAGGGGGACATTCTTGATCCAGATTCGTTGGTGGGAGCAATGAAAAATGTATCGGCCATAGTGCACCTAGCAGCTGTGTTCCGAACGCACGACGAGGATTTGATATGGAAGGTCAATCTTGAAGGAACCCGTAACTTAATCGCGGCAGCAAAGACATATGCACCCGGTGCACGATTTATTATGGCGAGCACAAGTAACGTCTATAGCGCCGATAATCCCCATCCTGGTCGCGAAGACGATTTGGTTACGCCGAAGCATGCATACCCTGCTAGCAAAATCTCCGCAGAGAAAGAAATACGCGAAAGTGACCTGAACTGGTCGATTCTACGATTTCCATTTGTCTATGGAGAAGGAGATGGTCATCTTGAAGACCTCCCCAAGCATATCATAGGGAAGTGGCATCCAGCACAAAAACTGAGTACAATTCACCATCACGACATTGCGGTGGCAATAAAGATGGCTTTGAATGGTCTGATGGATGGTCAAATCGTTAACATCACCGATGAAGCTCCAACATCGGTCTACGAATTAGTTAGACTTGTTGGTGTAGCGATGGACCCATCATCTGAGCCACTTGTGAATCCTTGGTATCTGCATGTAGATGGCACCCTTGCTCGTAGCCTCGGATTCCAACCTACAATTAGAACAGTCTACCAAGCGGTCCAACAGAACCTTCTCTAA